AAAAATTGAGTTCTAAAAGATTGGCCCTAGTATTAGGGCTTTTCTTTTAACAAAGACATAAGATGGAAGAACCTTCGAAGTCCCATGCTTAAAACAATTGACATTCATACTCACCGCTACCATCAAGATGCATTTATATGCTTGTTGAACGTCTCTTCTGGTGATATCGTCGACGACCATCCGAGGCTCTACTATTCTGCAGGTATTCACCCTTGGAGGGCAGCCATACATGGTTCTTCTGAAATTGAATGGCTTGGGCAGTTAATTCAAGAAAATAAGAAGGTGATAGCACTAGGGGAAATTGGCCTAGACAAGGCTTGCAACGTGGAAAACTCCATCCAGCTCGAGGTGTTTGAAAAACAGCTCGCAATCGCAGAAGCCCTCCGCACTCCTGTGATAATACATAACGTAAGAGCCACCAATGAAATTTTGGCAATACAAAACCGGATGAAACACCCAACCCCCTTTATCTTCCATGGTTTTAGGGGAAAGTTTACCAAAGCTGAAGCCATTCTCGATGCAGGAAACTATCTTTCCTTCGGAGCCGCGCTCCATACCAACGACAATGCCACAGCCGATAGCTTGAGGAGAACTCCAACCAATCAGCTATTTCTAGAGACCGATGATGCTTCCGTTTCTATTGCATCCATCTATTCAAAGGCAGCAGAAATAAAGGGTATCTCGACAGAACAGCTCATATCTGAAATTTGGAATAACTTTGCAAGCCTATTCAAAATATCCATCAATGACTGAACAAGACACCAGCTGGCTAGCACGCACTGAACTTCTTTTAGGCAACGAACGTGTTGAACTTCTAAAGAAAGCTCACGTTCTAGTGGTTGGGCTAGGTGGTGTTGGAGCTTATGCCGCCGAAATGCTTTGCCGGGCGGGCGTTGGAGAACTTACCATTGTAGATGCGGACAATGTTCATATTACCAACATAAATAGGCAACTCCCAGCGTTGCACAGCACAGTTGGGGAGTCAAAAGCGGATATTCTCGCAAGCCGATTGCTCGACATAAACCCATTGCTAATAGTGCATCGAATTAAAGACTTCATTAGCGATGATAAAACTGATGCGCTTCTTAAAACCAACTACACTTTTGTAGTCGATGCAATAGATACACTTTCGCCAAAGGTTAACCTGATAGCAAAAACAATTGCAGCCGGCATTCCATTAGTTAGTTCAATGGGGGCTGGAGGCAAACTTGATCCAACAAGAGTAACAATTTCCGATATTTCTAAATCGCATCACTGTCCGCTTGCGCACATGCTTCGCAAACGACTTAGCAGAATAGGGATCAAGAATGGATTTACCGTTGTTTTTTCGGACGAAGAACCACTGCCTGGATCTGTAACACTTATCGAGGGAGAGCAAAACAAAAAGTCGAATGTGGGAACAATCTCTTACATGCCAGCAGTATTTGGTATTTCCTGCGCATCGGTCGTAATCCGAACAATAATTATTGGCGATTACAATAAGCTATCGTAGCTTCTTCCCATCCTTCCATGCCCAAAGCAATAGCGAAGCCAGAGTTCTATTTGGCCTCCACAATTCAGCTATACTAGTAAGGTTCTGCCTCAGCGATTTACTATCCAGATCAATGTTGTATAGTTCTACCATACTTTGGCGAATCGCTAGATCATCTATGGGGAAAACGTCCTGCCGATTCAACGAGAAAATGAGTGTCATTTCGGCAGTCCAGCGACCCACGCCCTTAATTGTAGTCAGATACCCCAGCAGCGCTTCGTCATCCATAGCAGAAACCTTTTCCAGCTGCAGACCACTTTCCAACGCAAAACGAGCAACATTTTTAACGTAATTTGCCTTCCCATTCGAAAGACCTGCACTTCTTAATCGCTCAACTTCAATATCCAAAACCAAATTAGGTGTAGGATATCTCTGAGGAAATAGGTCTAAAAATCTCCCGAAAATAAGATCGGCAATCTTGCCCGAAAGTTGTTGCGAAACAATTGAACTTAAGAGGTCGAAATAAATATCTGTCGAAGGTTTAAACTGTTTTAAAGTGTGGGAAAGCCGAAGTTTTTCCATCACCACATCATTTACAAACACAGTATTTCCCATAACTCACAATTGTTGATAAACTAAAAGTGCTCAAATCTAGCGCATAGTTTTGTAAAATCGAGTGATGGGACAAATACAAGTCAAAACCGTGAGCCACTCAAATTGTAAAGAAGTCAGCCATCCCGGTTGCCTCACCCCAGCTAACAAGCACTTCCTTTACGAATGCTCGTGGGGGACCTTGCTTGCATAATTCAACCATAATCAACAAATCGGCCTCATCGCCTTCGGCCACAACTAAAACGGTGCCATCATCATTATTTTTCGCATAGCCACTAAGCCCAAGTTTGCTGGCATTTCTCTTGACAAAATACCGAAATCCAACTCCTTGAACCATCCCAAAAACGTGAATTGAAACTTGACCCTTCATTTTTATTAAAGACAATAAATGCAAGAAAAATAATTTTCATGAAATGCCGCAAGAAATGTTAAACTTATTTGTCTAAATACTATCTCAACGCAACACCTAAAAAGCATAGCAAAACTTGACCATGAAAAAAACGTTACAAAAATTATTCATTGCAGTCATTTTCACCGGCATGACATCATTAATTGCATCAGCCCAACCGGGACCTGGAATAGGATATGGAAGCATGCCACCATCTGGCACTCTAAAAGGTAAGATACTCGATAAGCAGTCAGGTGACCCTGTTGAATACGCAAGCATAGTGGTAATAAAATTGAGGGATTCCTCCATTGTGACAGGAGGAATAACAAACACTTCAGGCGAATTCCTACTCGAGAAGATCCCCTATGGACGATATAAAGTCCAAGTTAAGTTTATCGGTTACAATCAGTGGGAAAACACTAATATTACTGTCTCCCCCAAGGCAAAGGATGTTGACTTAGGTACAATAAATCTAGCCGTTGCCTCACAGGCAATGGAGGGTGTCACCGTTAGTGGCAGGAAGGAGATGATGACGCACAGCCTCGACAAAAAGGTAATTAACGTCGATAAAGACCTAGCGTCAGTTGGCGGTACCGCGCTCGATGTTATGCAGAGTGTTCCCTCTGTTACAGTAGATTTCGATGGCAACATAAGCCTGAGGGGCTCCACCAATGTCAACATACTAATCGATGGAAAACCTTCTCAGATGACTAGCCTCGACCAACTACCAGCCGCCATGATTGAAAGCATTGAGGTGGTGACTAACCCTTCGGTAAAATATGACCCCGATGGAATGGCCGGAATCATCAACATCGTTCTTAAAAAGCAAAAAATTGTTGGAACAAATGGGATGGTGTCGCTCACGGCAGGGAACAACAATCGCTATATGGGATCTGTAAACCTCAACTTTAAAAGAGATAACTGGAATATTTTTACAAACGTTGATTTCCGCTCTTTCAACTTTGATGGATACAGCAATTCATACTCCAAAAACTACTTGAGCGATATTCCCTATATTAAAAACACTACGGACTTCACAAGAAAAATGACATTTGGAGGAGTTCGATTGGGGGCCGATTACAACATCAATCCAAAAAACACAATCACCTTAAGCACTTGGCTAAACACAAGAAAGTTTAGCGGCAATGAGGATCTTGTAAGCTCCAGCTACGACTCTGCACTTAATGTTGTTGACTTTTACAAGCAAAATAGAACCACCAGCAACAACGATGGGTTTGAGTCGGAATTCACCTTAAGCTATAAGAAGGACTTTAATGTAAAAGGTCGGACTCTAACCGCCGATGCTTTTTTCTCCAACGGTCCTGAAACATCCTCATCCATGCGGAGAAAAGATTTTTACACTCCTGCAGGGGTATTAACAAATCAATATCCCGAGCTAGAAAAAACTGATACAAAAGAACCAGGAACTAGGTTCACCATCCAGTCCGACTATGTGAGTCCAATTGGGAATGGGGGAAGGTTGGAATCTGGCGTCAAAGCCATTCTCCGATCCGACAACTCAGATTACCTTGTATGGGAGGGCGACTCCACAACCCAAAGTTGGATAGTGAATCAAACATACTCCAACAACTTCATCTACAAGGAGCAGATCTATTCCGGATACGCCAGTTACTCTAACACATGGGGAAAACTCTCGTATATGGGTGGCGTAAGACTTGAGCAAAGCCTTTCCAAGTCGGAGCAAAAAACCACAGATTCTACCTTCAACAAAAATATCTTCAGCGTATTTCCTTCGCTACACTTAAGCTTCGAGGTTGCTACCGGGCACGATCTTATCTTCAGCTATAGTGGCAGAATTAACCGACCGCGCAGCAGGGTTATCAACCCATTCTTAGTGAAGCAGGATGCGAACAATGTAAGCTATGGAAATCCAAATATAAATCCAGAATACGTAAACTCTTTCGAGGTGGGCTATGGATTTAAAAAAGTCAAAACAAACATTACCACCACCCTTTTCTACCGTCAAACCACCGATGTAATTGCACAAAAAGTAACGCTGGTAAATGATATTTTCGAAACCACCTACGACAACCTTAATAGTTCAGTAAACTACGGAGTTGAAGTTGTTGCATCTTCGCCAATCTTCAAGTGGTGGAGAATTAATGGCAGCTATA
This genomic stretch from Williamwhitmania sp. harbors:
- a CDS encoding TatD family hydrolase: MLKTIDIHTHRYHQDAFICLLNVSSGDIVDDHPRLYYSAGIHPWRAAIHGSSEIEWLGQLIQENKKVIALGEIGLDKACNVENSIQLEVFEKQLAIAEALRTPVIIHNVRATNEILAIQNRMKHPTPFIFHGFRGKFTKAEAILDAGNYLSFGAALHTNDNATADSLRRTPTNQLFLETDDASVSIASIYSKAAEIKGISTEQLISEIWNNFASLFKISIND
- a CDS encoding tRNA threonylcarbamoyladenosine dehydratase, producing the protein MTEQDTSWLARTELLLGNERVELLKKAHVLVVGLGGVGAYAAEMLCRAGVGELTIVDADNVHITNINRQLPALHSTVGESKADILASRLLDINPLLIVHRIKDFISDDKTDALLKTNYTFVVDAIDTLSPKVNLIAKTIAAGIPLVSSMGAGGKLDPTRVTISDISKSHHCPLAHMLRKRLSRIGIKNGFTVVFSDEEPLPGSVTLIEGEQNKKSNVGTISYMPAVFGISCASVVIRTIIIGDYNKLS
- a CDS encoding acylphosphatase, with the translated sequence MKGQVSIHVFGMVQGVGFRYFVKRNASKLGLSGYAKNNDDGTVLVVAEGDEADLLIMVELCKQGPPRAFVKEVLVSWGEATGMADFFTI
- a CDS encoding TonB-dependent receptor, whose amino-acid sequence is MKKTLQKLFIAVIFTGMTSLIASAQPGPGIGYGSMPPSGTLKGKILDKQSGDPVEYASIVVIKLRDSSIVTGGITNTSGEFLLEKIPYGRYKVQVKFIGYNQWENTNITVSPKAKDVDLGTINLAVASQAMEGVTVSGRKEMMTHSLDKKVINVDKDLASVGGTALDVMQSVPSVTVDFDGNISLRGSTNVNILIDGKPSQMTSLDQLPAAMIESIEVVTNPSVKYDPDGMAGIINIVLKKQKIVGTNGMVSLTAGNNNRYMGSVNLNFKRDNWNIFTNVDFRSFNFDGYSNSYSKNYLSDIPYIKNTTDFTRKMTFGGVRLGADYNINPKNTITLSTWLNTRKFSGNEDLVSSSYDSALNVVDFYKQNRTTSNNDGFESEFTLSYKKDFNVKGRTLTADAFFSNGPETSSSMRRKDFYTPAGVLTNQYPELEKTDTKEPGTRFTIQSDYVSPIGNGGRLESGVKAILRSDNSDYLVWEGDSTTQSWIVNQTYSNNFIYKEQIYSGYASYSNTWGKLSYMGGVRLEQSLSKSEQKTTDSTFNKNIFSVFPSLHLSFEVATGHDLIFSYSGRINRPRSRVINPFLVKQDANNVSYGNPNINPEYVNSFEVGYGFKKVKTNITTTLFYRQTTDVIAQKVTLVNDIFETTYDNLNSSVNYGVEVVASSPIFKWWRINGSYSYFHAEINGAGVTSDAKSSNSWTAKIASVVFLPKGIEFQQNFNYRSPIVTSGTGGRGFSAGGQGIMARMWSLDLGLKKNFLKNKATITARVSDVFKTTTFNSTTYGDNFETNYERGRNSRMFFIGLSYKINDYKRSSKKPDQSPDDNSLDDF